Proteins encoded in a region of the Zea mays cultivar B73 chromosome 4, Zm-B73-REFERENCE-NAM-5.0, whole genome shotgun sequence genome:
- the LOC100275578 gene encoding uncharacterized protein isoform X1 — protein sequence MEKRKRILELRDRLDRTLAMPDLAEEASLRALVKKQILASSLPGSDQGDIDLIAETRAKEVSEFLEMLDTSRDGRSSKVHGLPQKEWKVKQDTDQLRVMYREGPEGTPFHTLLAEGFADGPIDVCTCVSWESTLYKKWFPQYNLPTFRIDQSGCLKKVRIGEEICMVRVKVPWPVSEREAILHYFELEYLKEDVVIVIMKTLSDLDAIDVRTHGFSRDGIPEAGDTVRIDVFGGFVLQRITKERSFFRAIANMDIKLDFVPPWLINFMSRQLIGSGHKLYQKAVSTVASHDDDYRKALRGPLYVRIREYQDSDDKAKVAATEENATEAPPDNATTQNRLSLTNTVSNSEIVEESEQNTSVTVDSLPTSQQPYVPVEQAWQVGNRPYTSPEVERALCILDTSIALLRGDDKAGNVTTLQNLLSYDASLEASTAAGSVTCQTNVLNADSLPNGHPVAAAPQDSSLCFPCRREKASDSAAEEEDAGDENSLKNPTASTVTKSVSMTLRSAIRVHGEESLDTDGFFHQNGFSNSKESRRARKSKKRWPCCLIPTTMG from the exons GAGGAGGCCTCGCTCAGGGCGCTGGTGAAGAAGCAGATCCTGGCGTCGTCCCTGCCCGGCTCCGATCAAG GTGACATCGATCTCATTGCTGAAACGCGGGCAAAAGAAGTCTCTGAGTTTCTTGAAATGCTAGATACTTCGAGGGACGGACGATCTTCCAAGGTCCATGGGCTGCCACAGAAGGAGTGGAAG GTGAAGCAAGATACAGACCAATTAAGAGTGATGTACCGTGAGGGTCCAGAGGGGACACCATTTCATACCTTACTTGCTGAAGGCTTTGCAGATGGACCTATTGACGTTT GTACATGTGTGTCATGGGAATCAACTTTATACAAAAAATG GTTTCCACAATACAACCTGCCAACTTTTAGAATTGATCAGTCAGGCTGCTTGAAAAAAGTGCGGATTGGTGAAGAGATTTGTATGGTCAG GGTGAAGGTTCCATGGCCGGTTTCAGAGAGAGAGGCTATTCTACACTATTTTGAACTGGAATATCTTAAAGAAGATGTCGTAATTGTGATAATGAAAACT TTATCAGACTTGGATGCCATAGATGTTCGAACCCATGGATTTAGTAGGGATGGAATTCCTGAAGCTGGTGACACAGTTCGGATAGATGTGTTTGGAGGCTTTGTATTGCAACGGATTACAAAAGAAAGAAGCTTTTTCAG GGCAATAGCTAATATGGATATCAAGCTAGATTTTGTTCCACCATGGTTGATCAACTTCATGTCAAGGCAACTAATAGGCAGCGGGCATAAGCTGTATCAAAAG GCAGTCAGCACCGTGGCCAGTCATGATGATGACTACAGGAAAGCTTTGAGAGGACCGCTCTACGTCAGGATCCGTGAGTACCAGGATTCTGATGACAAGGCGAAGGTGGCAGCAACAGAGGAAAATGCTACCGAGGCGCCCCCTGATAATGCCACTACACAAAATCGTTTGTCACTAACAAATACCGTATCGAATAGCGAGATTGTGGAGGAGTCCGAACAGAACACATCCGTCACTGTGGATAGTCTTCCAACTAGCCAACAACCCTATGTGCCAGTTGAGCAAGCATGGCAGGTCGGAAACAGGCCATACACCAGTCCTGAGGTGGAGCGTGCGCTGTGCATATTAGACACTTCTATTGCACTTCTCAGAGGCGATGATAAGGCTGGAAATGTCACCACGCTACAAAATCTGCTCAGTTACGATGCATCTTTGGAAGCGAGTACTGCTGCTGGTTCCGTAACTTGTCAAACAAACGTTCTTAACGCAGACAGTCTTCCGAATGGCCATCCTGTTGCCGCAGCGCCACAAGACTCCAG CTTATGTTTTCCTTGTCGCAGAGAGAAAGCTAGCGATAGTGCCGCAGAGGAAGAAGACGCCGGCGACGAAAACTCTCTGAAAAATCCGACAGCTTCCACTGTGACGAAGAGTGTGTCGATGACATTGCGAAGTGCAATAAGGGTGCACGGTGAAGAGAGCCTGGACACTGATGGCTTCTTCCATCAGAACGGTTTCAGCAACAGCAAGGAGTCAAGGCGAGCGAGGAAGTCTAAGAAGAGATGGCCCTGCTGCTTAATCCCTACCACTATGGGATGA
- the LOC100275578 gene encoding uncharacterized protein isoform X2: MEKRKRILELRDRLDRTLAMPDLAEEASLRALVKKQILASSLPGSDQGDIDLIAETRAKEVSEFLEMLDTSRDGRSSKVHGLPQKEWKVKQDTDQLRVMYREGPEGTPFHTLLAEGFADGPIDVCTCVSWESTLYKKWFPQYNLPTFRIDQSGCLKKVRIGEEICMVRVKVPWPVSEREAILHYFELEYLKEDVVIVIMKTLSDLDAIDVRTHGFSRDGIPEAGDTVRIDVFGGFVLQRITKERSFFRAIANMDIKLDFVPPWLINFMSRQLIGSGHKLYQKAVSTVASHDDDYRKALRGPLYVRIREYQDSDDKAKVAATEENATEAPPDNATTQNRLSLTNTVSNSEIVEESEQNTSVTVDSLPTSQQPYVPVEQAWQVGNRPYTSPEVERALCILDTSIALLRGDDKAGNVTTLQNLLSYDASLEASTAAGSVTCQTNVLNADSLPNGHPVAAAPQDSREKASDSAAEEEDAGDENSLKNPTASTVTKSVSMTLRSAIRVHGEESLDTDGFFHQNGFSNSKESRRARKSKKRWPCCLIPTTMG, translated from the exons GAGGAGGCCTCGCTCAGGGCGCTGGTGAAGAAGCAGATCCTGGCGTCGTCCCTGCCCGGCTCCGATCAAG GTGACATCGATCTCATTGCTGAAACGCGGGCAAAAGAAGTCTCTGAGTTTCTTGAAATGCTAGATACTTCGAGGGACGGACGATCTTCCAAGGTCCATGGGCTGCCACAGAAGGAGTGGAAG GTGAAGCAAGATACAGACCAATTAAGAGTGATGTACCGTGAGGGTCCAGAGGGGACACCATTTCATACCTTACTTGCTGAAGGCTTTGCAGATGGACCTATTGACGTTT GTACATGTGTGTCATGGGAATCAACTTTATACAAAAAATG GTTTCCACAATACAACCTGCCAACTTTTAGAATTGATCAGTCAGGCTGCTTGAAAAAAGTGCGGATTGGTGAAGAGATTTGTATGGTCAG GGTGAAGGTTCCATGGCCGGTTTCAGAGAGAGAGGCTATTCTACACTATTTTGAACTGGAATATCTTAAAGAAGATGTCGTAATTGTGATAATGAAAACT TTATCAGACTTGGATGCCATAGATGTTCGAACCCATGGATTTAGTAGGGATGGAATTCCTGAAGCTGGTGACACAGTTCGGATAGATGTGTTTGGAGGCTTTGTATTGCAACGGATTACAAAAGAAAGAAGCTTTTTCAG GGCAATAGCTAATATGGATATCAAGCTAGATTTTGTTCCACCATGGTTGATCAACTTCATGTCAAGGCAACTAATAGGCAGCGGGCATAAGCTGTATCAAAAG GCAGTCAGCACCGTGGCCAGTCATGATGATGACTACAGGAAAGCTTTGAGAGGACCGCTCTACGTCAGGATCCGTGAGTACCAGGATTCTGATGACAAGGCGAAGGTGGCAGCAACAGAGGAAAATGCTACCGAGGCGCCCCCTGATAATGCCACTACACAAAATCGTTTGTCACTAACAAATACCGTATCGAATAGCGAGATTGTGGAGGAGTCCGAACAGAACACATCCGTCACTGTGGATAGTCTTCCAACTAGCCAACAACCCTATGTGCCAGTTGAGCAAGCATGGCAGGTCGGAAACAGGCCATACACCAGTCCTGAGGTGGAGCGTGCGCTGTGCATATTAGACACTTCTATTGCACTTCTCAGAGGCGATGATAAGGCTGGAAATGTCACCACGCTACAAAATCTGCTCAGTTACGATGCATCTTTGGAAGCGAGTACTGCTGCTGGTTCCGTAACTTGTCAAACAAACGTTCTTAACGCAGACAGTCTTCCGAATGGCCATCCTGTTGCCGCAGCGCCACAAGACTCCAG AGAGAAAGCTAGCGATAGTGCCGCAGAGGAAGAAGACGCCGGCGACGAAAACTCTCTGAAAAATCCGACAGCTTCCACTGTGACGAAGAGTGTGTCGATGACATTGCGAAGTGCAATAAGGGTGCACGGTGAAGAGAGCCTGGACACTGATGGCTTCTTCCATCAGAACGGTTTCAGCAACAGCAAGGAGTCAAGGCGAGCGAGGAAGTCTAAGAAGAGATGGCCCTGCTGCTTAATCCCTACCACTATGGGATGA
- the LOC103654513 gene encoding uncharacterized protein: MSIINFGGFGGSVLDVVQSFGPNKCLENTFMQGFIDCIRQDDVLYNPDSVINTLILNVNVGTVLNIEEFEQHSSNPQPFTTSLLKEHLEPTLPSDDVLNQIKLILVPMLRRSHWTLYAINFERRRIDILDSNPYGTLLGGTTWKQIHNDQMMINGTKIPWSRLIMRRLSIALHEARPESTVPKFGNYKIGLLPNCPTMTPGSNDCGFFVANFLRYYDFDDGDLSEFYTPDEPLDQRAFVLHYLTFHRNNMVAPLPAELLPFKYSPRRRRCLKAKT, from the exons AT GtctatcattaattttggaggatTTGGAGGGTCTGTCCTTGATGTTGTCCAGTCGTTTGGTCCCAACAAATGTCTTGAGAATACTTTCATGCAGGGATTTATCGACTGTATTCGTCAGGATGATGTATTATACAATCCAGATTCTGTAATCAACACTCTAATACTGAATGTCAACGTTGGG ACCGTTTTGAATATCGAGGAGTTTGAACAACACAGTTCAAATCCACAGCCATTCACAACATCACTTCTTAAAGAACATCTTGAACCGACCCTACCTTCAGATGATGTTCTTAACCAGATTAAATTG ATCCTGGTTCCTATGCTACGCCGAAGCCACTGGACCCTTTATGCAATCAATTTTGAACGTCGTCGAATAGACATCTTAGATTCAAATCCTTATGGTACATTGCTTGGAGGCACTACATGGAAACAAATCCATAATGATCAAATGATGATAAATGGAACGAAGATACCTTGGTCCAGACTAATAATGAGAAGACTTAGCATTGCCTTACATGAAGCTCGACCTGAGTCAACTGTACCAAAGTTTGGCAACTACAAGATTGGGCTCCTTCCCAATTGTCCAACCATGACACCAGGGTCAAATGATTGTGGTTTTTTTGTCGCAAACTTCCTCCGCTACTACGATTTTGATGATGGCGACTTATCAGAATTTTATACTCCG GATGAACCATTGGACCAACGTGCCTTTGTTCTGCATTACCTTACCTTTCATCGCAACAACATGGTTGCCCCCCTTCCTGCAGAACTGCTGCCTTTCAAGTATTCTCCAAGGAGACGTCGCTGTTTGAAAGCCAAGACTTAG